In Vigna radiata var. radiata cultivar VC1973A chromosome 3, Vradiata_ver6, whole genome shotgun sequence, the following proteins share a genomic window:
- the LOC106757269 gene encoding uncharacterized protein LOC106757269 isoform X1: MRGIASCYNEHAIRVSDSYCSRPSNQTYLCPKLNPSTRDSVTCMYKISTQKQLFITLTWAKKLLGQAFTITISNSDHFPSKFNAKQLNKTKGNETFRTHNFQIQVLWDLSNAKYEDGPEPVNGFYVVVLVDSDLGLRLGDKDPLLEEQSDTKEANFSMVSRSETFSETAVYATKAKFCETGISHDILIKCCAEEGASKGHVLSVWVDKKTMFQVKRLRWNFRGNQTIFVDGLVVDMMWDVHDWLFNPDSASAMFMFRTRSGLDSRLWLEEKTSHTRNQQDKIGFSLFIRAFFFFLISTVHDLSSVAMCHCSRLNRTR; the protein is encoded by the exons ATGAGAGGCATAGCATCTTGTTACAACGAACATGCTATTAGAGTGTCCGATTCATATTGTTCGAGGCCTTCAAACCAGACCTATCTCTGTCCAAAACTGAATCCTTCCACCAGAGATTCAGTCACCTGCATGTACAAAATCTCAACGCAAAAACAACTTTTCATCACACTAACTTGGGCCAAGAAACTCCTAGGTCAAGCCTTCACCATAACCATCTCCAATTCCGATCATTTTCCCTCCAAATTCAACGCAAAGCAATTGAATAAAACCAAAGGAAACGAAACATTCCGAACCCACAATTTCCAAATCCAAGTCCTCTGGGATCTCTCCAACGCTAAGTACGAGGATGGGCCAGAACCGGTTAACGGATTTTACGTCGTCGTTTTGGTGGACTCCGATTTGGGCCTACGCCTCGGTGACAAAGATCCCTTACTTGAAGAACAATCAGACACAAAGGAAGCGAATTTCTCAATGGTTTCAAGGAGTGAGACGTTTTCCGAAACCGCGGTTTACGCGACAAAGGCGAAATTTTGCGAGACgggaatttctcatgacatatTGATAAAGTGCTGCGCGGAAGAGGGAGCGTCGAAGGGTCACGTGTTGTCCGTGTGGGTGGACAAGAAGACAATGTTCCAGGTGAAAAGGTTGCGCTGGAACTTTCGTGGGAACCAAACAATCTTTGTGGATGGTTTGGTCGTGGATATGATGTGGGATGTGCATGATTGGCTTTTCAATCCCGATTCTGCTTCAGCAATGTTCATGTTCAGGACAAGGAGTGGCCTCGACAGTAGATTATGGTTGGAGGAGAAGACTTCGCACACGCGCAACCAGCAGGACAAAATCGGCTTCTCCTTGTTCATACGTGCAT tttttttcttcttaatatcAACTGTTCATGATCTTTCGTCAGTGGCCATGTGTCATTGTTCCCGTTTGAACAGGACTAGATGA
- the LOC106756753 gene encoding trihelix transcription factor PTL, with protein sequence MEMEDHHHHHQHHHHQHHEQQQQQYAITDLRQLMNGPRSTHFPSMPPQPKAELFPGGHPNLAASQHFEMMMFGRQVADIMPRCLHDFASTDSGTNNNNTSIAAATPTTTTSASTPPLSCLEGETAGCIGGDASTGRWPRQETLTLLEIRSRLDSKFKEANQKGPLWDEVSRIMSEEHGYQRSGKKCREKFENLYKYYKKTKEGKAGRQDGKHYRFFRQLEALYGENSNQTSVPETNFGSGSLRFHSNSHNPSQTNQEMFHSQKHCDSLSLTNTTDLDTSSSDDNDQNSTGGLKDNDSTEKRRKRLGGRSWKVKIKDFIDSQMRKLVEKQEEWLDKLTKTLEQKEKERVLREEEWRRQEAVRLEREHKFWAKERAWIEARDAALMEALQKLTGNEMIKSTQSPEGVMVTGIQNHNENLNEDGSEILNSTTARAAESWPESEITRLQQLRAEMETRYMQSGCSEEFMWEEIATKMACFGYERSALVFKEKWESTSNYARNAKDGNKKRKEDSRGCFYFDNSEQSSLYNQGGAYCDINDQRHERRLQNDGSSPSNSNVGNAVAGDHCFPFLMTESANLWENYSLKVSKASQNQ encoded by the exons ATGGAAATGGAggaccatcatcatcatcatcaacatcatcatcatcaacaccaTGAACAGCAGCAGCAACAGTATGCCATCACTGATCTAAGGCAACTCATGAACGGCCCGAGGTCCACCCATTTCCCATCCATGCCGCCGCAGCCCAAGGCGGAGCTGTTCCCCGGCGGCCACCCGAACCTGGCCGCCTCGCAGCACTTCGAGATGATGATGTTTGGTCGTCAAGTGGCCGACATAATGCCTCGGTGTCTTCATGACTTTGCATCTACCGATTCCGGCACGAATAATAACAACACGAGCATCGCTGCTGCCACTCCAACCACCACCACTAGTGCCTCCACTCCTCCGCTTAGTTGCTTAGAGGGTGAGACCGCAGGATGCATCGGTGGAGATGCCTCCACTGGAAGATGGCCCAGACAAGAGACACTCACTCTTCTTGAGATCAGATCTCGCCTCGACTCTAAATTCAAAGAGGCTAATCAAAAGGGTCCCCTATGGGATGAAGTTTCTAG GATCATGTCTGAAGAACATGGATATCAAAGAAGCGGGAAGAAGTGCCGGGAGAAGTTTGAGAACCTCTACAAATATTACAAGAAGACAAAGGAGGGAAAAGCAGGTAGACAGGATGGGAAGCATTACAGGTTCTTTCGTCAACTTGAAGCCTTATATGGTGAAAACAGTAACCAAACCTCAGTACCAGAAACCAATTTTGGTAGTGGCAGCCTTCGTTTCCACTCAAACAGCCACAACCCTTCTCAAACAAATCAAGAAATGTTTCACTCCCAGAAGCATTGCGATAGCCTAAGTCTCACCAACACCACTGATTTGGACACGTCATCATCGGATGACAACGATCAGAATAGCACTGGGGGACTCAAGGACAACGACTCCACGGAGAAGAGGAGAAAGAGGTTGGGCGGAAGAAGCTGGAAGGTTAAGATAAAAGACTTCATTGACTCACAGATGAGGAAGCTGGTGGAGAAGCAAGAGGAGTGGTTGGACAAACTCACGAAGACACTggaacagaaagaaaaggagagGGTGCTAAGAGAAGAAGAGTGGAGGAGACAAGAAGCTGTGAGGTTGGAGAGGGAACACAAATTTTGGGCTAAAGAGAGAGCATGGATTGAAGCCAGGGATGCTGCTTTAATGGAGGCTTTACAAAAACTAACAGGAAATGAGATGATAAAGAGTACTCAATCTCCTGAGGGTGTAATGGTAACTGGAATTCAGAACCACAATGAAAACCTGAATGAAGATGGGAGTGAAATACTAAATAGTACCACCGCTAGAGCTGCTGAAAGCTGGCCAGAATCTGAGATTACTAGGCTTCAGCAGTTGAGAGCTGAGATGGAGACAAGGTATATGCAAAGTGGGTGTTCAGAAGAGTTTATGTGGGAGGAAATAGCAACCAAAATGGCTTGTTTTGGTTACGAAAGGAGTGCTTTAGTGTTCAAAGAGAAGTGGGAAAGTACTAGCAACTACGCAAGGAATGCTAAAGATGGAAACAAGAAGCGCAAGGAAGACTCAAGAGGTTGTTTCTACTTCGATAACAGCGAACAGTCTTCCCTGTATAACCAAGGAGGAGCCTATTGTGATATTAATGATCAAAGGCACGAGAGGAGGCTACAAAATGATGGTTCTTCGCCTTCAAATTCAAATGTTGGAAATGCAGTTGCTGGTGATCATTGCTTTCCCTTCTTGATGACTGAGAGTGCAAATTTGTGGGAGAACTATAGCTTAAAGGTTAGTAAAGCGAGTCAAAACCAGTGA
- the LOC106757953 gene encoding fructose-bisphosphate aldolase 6, cytosolic, with amino-acid sequence MSSFKNKYQDELIANAAYIGSPGKGILAADESTGTIGKRLASISVENVETNRRALRELLFTTPGAFNCLSGVILFEETLYQNTASGKPFVELLKEGGVLPGIKVDKGTVDLAGTNGETTTQGLDGLGQRCQKYYEAGARFAKWRAVLKIGPNEPSELAIHENAYGLARYAAICQENGLVPIVEPEILVDGRHDINKCAAVTERVLAACYKALNDHHVLLEGTLLKPNMVTPGSESPKVTPEVIAEYTVAALQRTVPAAVPAIVFLSGGQSEEEATLNLNAMNKLQGKKPWSLSFSFGRALQQSTLKAWGGKDENIKKAQDAFIARCKANSQATLATYKGDATLSEAASESLHVNNYKY; translated from the exons ATGTCTTCCTTCAAGAACAAGTACCAAG ATGAACTGATTGCGAATGCTGCTTACATTGGGAGTCCCGGAAAGGGTATCCTTGCTGCAGATGAGTCAACTGGTACAATTGGCAAACGTTTGGCAAGCATCAGTGTTGAGAATGTTGAAACAAACAGACGTGCTCTTAGGGAACTCCTATTCACCACACCTGGTGCTTTTAATTGTCTCAGTGGTGTCATATTGTTTGAGGAAACTCTATACCAAAACACAGCTTCAG GAAAACCCTTTGTAGAGTTATTGAAGGAAGGTGGTGTTCTTCCTGGTATTAAGGTTGACAAGGGCACCGTGGACCTTGCCGGAACTAATGGTGAAACTACCACTCAAGGTTTGGATGGGCTCGGTCAACGTTGCCAAAAGTACTACGAAGCCGGTGCCCGTTTTGCCAAATGGCGTGCTGTGCTGAAGATCGGTCCAAACGAACCATCCGAGTTGGCTATCCATGAAAATGCCTACGGTCTTGCTCGATACGCAGCCATATGCCAGGAGAATGGCCTGGTGCCTATTGTGGAGCCAGAGATTCTGGTGGATGGACGCCATGACATCAACAAATGTGCGGCAGTGACGGAGCGTGTACTTGCTGCATGCTACAAGGCACTGAACGATCACCATGTTCTGCTTGAAGGAACATTGTTGAAGCCCAACATGGTGACTCCTGGTTCTGAGTCTCCAAAGGTGACCCCAGAGGTGATAGCTGAATACACTGTTGCGGCGTTGCAGAGGACTGTTCCTGCTGCAGTTCCGGCTATTGTGTTTTTGTCTGGTGGGCAGAGTGAGGAGGAGGCAACCCTGAACCTGAATGCCATGAACAAGTTGCAGGGAAAGAAGCCAtggtctctttctttctcttttggaAGGGCTCTTCAACAGAGCACTCTTAAGGCATGGGGTGGGAAAGATGAAAACATCAAGAAGGCTCAGGATGCCTTCATTGCTAGGTGCAAGGCAAACTCCCAAGCAACCTTGGCAACTTACAAAGGTGACGCTACCCTTTCCGAGGCTGCTTCTGAGTCTCTCCATGTCAACAACTACAAATACTGA
- the LOC106757269 gene encoding uncharacterized protein LOC106757269 isoform X2, with product MRGIASCYNEHAIRVSDSYCSRPSNQTYLCPKLNPSTRDSVTCMYKISTQKQLFITLTWAKKLLGQAFTITISNSDHFPSKFNAKQLNKTKGNETFRTHNFQIQVLWDLSNAKYEDGPEPVNGFYVVVLVDSDLGLRLGDKDPLLEEQSDTKEANFSMVSRSETFSETAVYATKAKFCETGISHDILIKCCAEEGASKGHVLSVWVDKKTMFQVKRLRWNFRGNQTIFVDGLVVDMMWDVHDWLFNPDSASAMFMFRTRSGLDSRLWLEEKTSHTRNQQDKIGFSLFIRACKNLD from the coding sequence ATGAGAGGCATAGCATCTTGTTACAACGAACATGCTATTAGAGTGTCCGATTCATATTGTTCGAGGCCTTCAAACCAGACCTATCTCTGTCCAAAACTGAATCCTTCCACCAGAGATTCAGTCACCTGCATGTACAAAATCTCAACGCAAAAACAACTTTTCATCACACTAACTTGGGCCAAGAAACTCCTAGGTCAAGCCTTCACCATAACCATCTCCAATTCCGATCATTTTCCCTCCAAATTCAACGCAAAGCAATTGAATAAAACCAAAGGAAACGAAACATTCCGAACCCACAATTTCCAAATCCAAGTCCTCTGGGATCTCTCCAACGCTAAGTACGAGGATGGGCCAGAACCGGTTAACGGATTTTACGTCGTCGTTTTGGTGGACTCCGATTTGGGCCTACGCCTCGGTGACAAAGATCCCTTACTTGAAGAACAATCAGACACAAAGGAAGCGAATTTCTCAATGGTTTCAAGGAGTGAGACGTTTTCCGAAACCGCGGTTTACGCGACAAAGGCGAAATTTTGCGAGACgggaatttctcatgacatatTGATAAAGTGCTGCGCGGAAGAGGGAGCGTCGAAGGGTCACGTGTTGTCCGTGTGGGTGGACAAGAAGACAATGTTCCAGGTGAAAAGGTTGCGCTGGAACTTTCGTGGGAACCAAACAATCTTTGTGGATGGTTTGGTCGTGGATATGATGTGGGATGTGCATGATTGGCTTTTCAATCCCGATTCTGCTTCAGCAATGTTCATGTTCAGGACAAGGAGTGGCCTCGACAGTAGATTATGGTTGGAGGAGAAGACTTCGCACACGCGCAACCAGCAGGACAAAATCGGCTTCTCCTTGTTCATACGTGCATGTAAGAACCTTGATTGA